A single Aminobacterium mobile DSM 12262 DNA region contains:
- a CDS encoding alkaline phosphatase, with the protein MLRKFFSRKLAVVALTLLLGLIGGVNSASAQAPRYVFYFIGDGMGAAQRQAAEYYLRAETGVKDIKLRMNQFPVAGINTTYSADSLVTDSAAAGTALAAGYKTNNGIIAQLPDGTNVKSLVEAAGENGMGTGLITTTRITHATPAVFASHNSNRDAENEIALDYLDSGVDFFAGGGYRHFVPQNWEGGKSKRKDDLNIAEKFKGQGYHVFLTEKDTQKFRNYKPSGQEKVFAAFTYSHLPYELDREDNHTPSLAELTAKGIEVLEKYKEGFFLMVEGGRIDHACHAHDPAGSIHDTLAFDKAIDEAYSFYRKYPDETLIVVVADHETGGFGLGFGDNYFLKMDQLFKAKVTTADVLNEGVGKYDKNRKKFFNFIATNLGLDNLSLDEKIKIEQAMDLIDGSQKDAIATYAGYDPVAITVTHIMSERANMFWTTYAHSGTTVPLSAIGVGTEALGGFKDNTEVAKTLFSILEFKPTKVASTHLISLPKVINY; encoded by the coding sequence GGCAGTTGTTGCTTTAACGTTACTTTTAGGGCTAATCGGGGGAGTTAATAGTGCAAGTGCACAAGCTCCGCGCTATGTTTTTTATTTTATTGGTGATGGAATGGGCGCAGCACAGCGTCAGGCGGCAGAATATTATTTGAGGGCTGAAACTGGAGTAAAAGATATAAAACTTAGAATGAATCAGTTCCCAGTGGCAGGTATCAACACGACTTATTCCGCAGATTCCTTGGTAACAGATTCTGCTGCGGCCGGAACAGCATTAGCGGCAGGGTATAAGACGAATAATGGCATTATTGCTCAACTTCCAGATGGCACGAATGTAAAAAGTTTGGTGGAGGCAGCGGGGGAGAATGGGATGGGAACAGGTCTTATAACAACAACGCGAATAACTCATGCGACTCCTGCTGTTTTTGCTTCCCATAACTCAAATCGTGATGCTGAAAATGAAATAGCCCTTGACTATCTTGATAGCGGAGTGGATTTTTTTGCTGGCGGAGGATATCGCCATTTTGTTCCCCAGAACTGGGAAGGCGGGAAATCAAAGAGGAAAGATGATCTTAACATTGCGGAAAAGTTTAAAGGCCAAGGGTATCATGTTTTCCTGACAGAAAAAGATACTCAAAAATTTAGAAACTATAAGCCAAGTGGGCAGGAAAAAGTCTTTGCGGCCTTCACGTACAGCCACCTTCCCTATGAGCTTGATAGAGAGGATAATCACACTCCAAGTTTGGCAGAACTGACGGCGAAAGGGATTGAAGTGTTAGAAAAATATAAAGAAGGTTTCTTTTTAATGGTAGAGGGCGGCAGAATAGACCATGCCTGTCACGCCCATGATCCAGCGGGGTCTATCCACGATACGTTAGCATTTGATAAGGCAATAGACGAAGCGTACTCTTTTTACCGGAAATATCCCGATGAAACGTTGATAGTTGTTGTAGCAGACCATGAAACAGGCGGTTTTGGGCTTGGGTTTGGTGATAATTATTTTTTGAAAATGGATCAGCTTTTTAAGGCAAAGGTCACCACGGCGGATGTATTAAATGAGGGTGTGGGGAAATATGATAAAAATAGGAAGAAGTTCTTTAATTTTATTGCCACCAACCTTGGTTTAGATAACTTATCCCTTGATGAGAAAATAAAAATTGAACAGGCAATGGATCTCATAGACGGCTCTCAGAAAGATGCAATTGCAACGTATGCGGGGTATGATCCCGTGGCTATCACAGTAACTCACATTATGTCTGAGCGGGCAAATATGTTCTGGACCACCTATGCCCACTCTGGGACAACAGTGCCTCTTTCAGCCATTGGAGTTGGCACCGAAGCTCTTGGCGGATTTAAAGATAATACAGAAGTAGCAAAAACCTTATTCTCCATTTTGGAATTCAAACCTACTAAAGTGGCATCTACCCATCTGATCAGTTTGCCTAAAGTTATTAATTATTAA
- a CDS encoding YibE/F family protein: MKKIKASLLWGVLFLVLMGFWIYENNRNSNFVRAVVLSTDNSDVMRSGIARIGSQELLLKVVDGKFKGQEVVGYNSLLGNLDIDAFYTPGDTVVAALREDHGKVIDAKAVDLYRQSWEFILFGFFVFLLIIYAGNTGLRAIFSFIASLWVIWKNLIPGLLAGENPLLLSSGILFVLSAIVIFSVAGFTRKGLSAFLGTVAGLFVTIGITAFFGDKLGLLGTTLPYSSTLLFSGNIGLNMKQIFFAAIVIGASGAAMDIGMDIASAMAEVKSKKPEIMCRELIQSGFNVGRAVIGTMTTTLLLAYSGGYLTLLMLFASQSTDFVRIVNYRMVAAEILRTVAGSIGLVLIAPITAVIAGWIYSYNLEPLKGRGKYFLEKIQGIIRI; encoded by the coding sequence GTGAAGAAAATAAAAGCTTCATTACTTTGGGGCGTTTTGTTTCTCGTTCTTATGGGATTTTGGATATATGAAAACAACAGAAATAGTAACTTTGTTCGGGCGGTGGTTTTAAGTACAGATAACAGCGATGTGATGCGGTCTGGAATAGCAAGGATAGGGAGCCAGGAATTGCTTTTGAAGGTTGTTGATGGAAAGTTTAAGGGACAAGAGGTTGTTGGGTACAACAGCTTGCTGGGAAACTTGGATATAGATGCCTTTTACACGCCGGGAGATACAGTAGTTGCTGCATTAAGGGAAGACCATGGGAAAGTTATTGACGCAAAAGCTGTTGATCTCTACAGGCAAAGCTGGGAATTTATTCTTTTTGGTTTTTTTGTTTTTTTGCTCATTATTTATGCTGGGAATACAGGGCTAAGGGCAATCTTTTCTTTTATAGCTAGTTTATGGGTTATATGGAAAAATCTTATTCCGGGGCTTTTGGCTGGAGAAAATCCGTTGCTTTTGTCGAGTGGTATTTTGTTTGTGCTGTCGGCCATTGTTATTTTTTCTGTTGCAGGGTTTACGCGAAAGGGTTTGTCTGCTTTCTTGGGAACAGTGGCAGGATTATTTGTCACTATTGGAATTACAGCTTTTTTTGGCGATAAACTTGGGTTGCTCGGAACAACTCTCCCTTATTCTTCCACACTTTTATTTAGCGGAAATATTGGACTGAATATGAAACAGATCTTCTTTGCTGCTATTGTAATAGGCGCTTCTGGAGCAGCTATGGATATAGGTATGGATATTGCTTCTGCCATGGCGGAAGTAAAGAGCAAGAAACCTGAAATAATGTGTCGAGAACTCATTCAGTCAGGATTTAATGTGGGGCGTGCTGTTATCGGAACTATGACAACTACTTTATTACTGGCCTATTCTGGTGGATATCTAACGCTGCTTATGTTGTTTGCAAGTCAAAGTACAGATTTTGTACGAATTGTAAATTATAGAATGGTTGCGGCAGAAATATTGAGAACTGTGGCAGGAAGTATTGGCTTGGTTTTGATTGCTCCTATTACTGCTGTAATTGCCGGATGGATTTATTCTTACAATTTAGAGCCTCTTAAAGGTAGGGGCAAGTATTTTCTGGAGAAAATACAAGGTATCATTAGAATTTAA
- a CDS encoding gamma-glutamyltransferase family protein translates to MNFDPYCYQYPSRRNVVYGSKGMVATSHPLAAQAGLEILKQGGNAVDAAIATAAALTVVEPTSNGLGSDNFAIIWKDGKLHGINGSGRSPQSFDLEAFREKHWQTVPDFGWASATVPAASKTWAVLAKSMGNLPLTASMAPAISYAQDGHAVAVTTAFNWNKAFEKYRKILSGKEFASWFKTFSPAGRAPRPGERWICPDQAYTLKMIAQTDAEAFYRGEIAEKIVAFAQQTGGFYTAEDLAAVEPEWVDPISVNYRGYDVWEIPPNGQGIIVLMALNILKGFDFTHRDDPETYHKQIEAIKLAFADGFRYVADQRYSRVPVSEMISEEYGASRRELVTDKARMPEAGRPEACGTVYLCTADDDGNMVSFIQSNYAGFGSGIVIPGTGIALNNRARGFSLDPHHPNVLAPGKRPYHTIIPGFLTKDGKPVGPFGVMGAFMQPQGHVQVLMNTIDFSMNPQEALDAPRWQWIEDLVVEVEPGFPSWAAQKLQRMGHHVRCALDSNSFGRGQMILRTECGTLVGATEPRTDGCVAAW, encoded by the coding sequence ATGAATTTCGACCCCTATTGTTATCAATATCCTTCCCGTAGAAATGTTGTCTATGGCTCTAAGGGAATGGTGGCTACGTCTCATCCTTTAGCGGCTCAGGCAGGCCTTGAGATTTTAAAGCAAGGCGGCAACGCCGTTGATGCAGCTATAGCTACTGCAGCGGCTTTGACTGTAGTAGAACCTACTAGTAATGGCCTTGGCAGCGATAATTTTGCCATTATTTGGAAAGATGGGAAGCTTCATGGTATCAATGGAAGCGGTCGATCCCCTCAATCTTTTGATTTGGAAGCTTTTCGAGAGAAACATTGGCAGACTGTTCCAGACTTCGGGTGGGCTTCAGCTACAGTTCCTGCCGCTTCTAAAACATGGGCCGTTCTTGCGAAGTCTATGGGAAATTTGCCTTTAACTGCGTCTATGGCACCCGCTATTTCGTATGCTCAGGATGGTCATGCAGTGGCAGTGACTACTGCTTTTAATTGGAATAAGGCTTTTGAAAAGTATCGCAAAATTTTAAGTGGAAAAGAGTTTGCCTCGTGGTTTAAGACGTTTTCTCCTGCTGGTCGAGCGCCAAGGCCTGGGGAACGATGGATTTGCCCTGATCAGGCCTACACGTTAAAAATGATTGCTCAGACTGATGCAGAGGCTTTTTATAGGGGGGAAATTGCGGAGAAAATTGTAGCCTTTGCTCAGCAGACAGGTGGTTTTTATACGGCAGAGGATTTGGCTGCGGTGGAGCCGGAGTGGGTTGATCCTATTTCTGTGAACTATAGAGGTTATGATGTATGGGAAATTCCCCCAAATGGACAGGGCATTATCGTATTAATGGCTTTAAATATTCTAAAGGGTTTTGATTTTACTCACCGTGATGATCCCGAAACATATCATAAGCAGATTGAAGCTATAAAATTAGCATTTGCCGACGGGTTCCGATATGTGGCAGACCAACGCTATAGCCGTGTTCCTGTCTCTGAAATGATTTCAGAAGAATATGGAGCCTCACGTCGAGAGTTGGTAACAGATAAAGCTCGTATGCCAGAAGCTGGGCGACCCGAGGCATGTGGTACGGTCTACCTTTGTACGGCTGACGATGATGGAAATATGGTCTCCTTTATTCAAAGCAACTATGCTGGTTTCGGTTCAGGTATTGTTATTCCCGGAACAGGCATTGCCTTAAATAACCGTGCGAGGGGATTTTCTTTAGACCCTCACCATCCTAATGTGCTGGCCCCGGGGAAACGTCCATACCACACGATTATCCCTGGATTTTTAACAAAAGATGGGAAACCTGTAGGTCCTTTTGGCGTGATGGGTGCATTTATGCAGCCACAAGGCCATGTGCAGGTTCTTATGAACACTATAGATTTTAGTATGAACCCCCAAGAAGCCCTTGATGCTCCAAGGTGGCAGTGGATAGAGGATCTGGTAGTGGAGGTAGAGCCAGGCTTCCCTTCATGGGCAGCACAAAAGCTTCAACGGATGGGACATCATGTGCGTTGCGCTTTAGACTCGAATAGCTTCGGGAGAGGTCAGATGATCTTGCGAACGGAATGCGGCACTCTTGTTGGAGCTACAGAACCCCGCACTGATGGATGTGTTGCTGCGTGGTAG
- a CDS encoding metallophosphoesterase, whose translation MTRFWIVISFYLAIYGVMTWYVLSFTARIFSLRGWGVLVLSLWGAFMVACPLILRLGEKIGGSILRHALAWVGYVWMGFIFLSFCGLLGLILLRFILWFARYPLSDWGIRWIGIGIIFLSIGTCWWAYREALDIHPRHIVIESDKLPPEWPVLKIVHISDIHLGLLVREKRLSKIIDLAIGEDPHVVVSTGDIVDGQMNGRVGDIEIFHRLSPPLGKFGVIGNHEVYAGLKQSVAFTEEAGFRLLRNEWVDVGPVILAGVNDPAVSMVEEVHATEYKLLAEIPRDKFCVLLKHQPLVREETLGFYDLQLSGHVHGGQIWPFNFITTLIYPMTSGLHELPRGNMLVVTTGAGTWGPPMRLFATPEITVIHIQKK comes from the coding sequence ATGACACGTTTTTGGATCGTGATTTCTTTTTACCTAGCGATTTACGGTGTCATGACGTGGTATGTCCTGTCTTTTACGGCTAGAATTTTTTCTCTGAGAGGGTGGGGAGTTTTAGTTCTCTCTCTTTGGGGTGCTTTTATGGTGGCTTGCCCTCTTATACTACGTCTTGGCGAAAAGATTGGCGGGAGCATTTTGCGTCATGCCCTGGCGTGGGTAGGGTATGTATGGATGGGTTTTATATTCCTTTCTTTTTGCGGTTTGTTAGGGCTTATTTTGCTTCGTTTTATTTTGTGGTTTGCTCGGTATCCTCTGAGTGATTGGGGAATCCGATGGATTGGAATAGGGATAATTTTTCTATCCATTGGAACTTGTTGGTGGGCCTATAGAGAGGCTCTCGATATTCATCCTCGCCATATTGTAATAGAGAGCGATAAACTACCGCCAGAGTGGCCTGTCCTCAAGATTGTTCACATCTCTGATATTCATTTAGGCTTACTTGTTCGGGAGAAACGATTATCGAAGATAATAGATCTTGCGATAGGTGAAGATCCTCACGTAGTGGTTTCTACAGGAGATATTGTAGATGGGCAGATGAACGGAAGAGTGGGGGATATAGAGATTTTCCATCGCCTGTCTCCTCCGTTGGGGAAGTTCGGAGTTATTGGCAATCACGAGGTCTATGCGGGATTAAAACAGTCTGTGGCTTTTACGGAAGAGGCAGGTTTTCGCCTTCTTCGAAATGAATGGGTGGACGTTGGACCTGTTATATTGGCGGGAGTGAATGACCCTGCTGTATCTATGGTTGAAGAAGTGCATGCGACGGAATATAAATTATTGGCAGAAATACCCCGTGACAAGTTTTGTGTGCTTTTGAAACATCAACCTCTTGTGCGTGAAGAGACCTTGGGCTTTTACGACCTACAGCTTTCTGGTCACGTGCATGGGGGGCAGATTTGGCCTTTCAATTTTATTACAACATTGATTTATCCTATGACATCTGGTCTTCATGAACTCCCGAGGGGCAATATGCTAGTGGTGACAACTGGGGCTGGAACATGGGGGCCTCCCATGCGTCTTTTTGCCACCCCTGAAATTACCGTTATTCATATACAAAAAAAGTAG
- a CDS encoding aspartate/glutamate racemase family protein: protein MNSSVKVPSKILGVLGGMGPAATAEFLRLLAIKAPARSDQEHPKLYVLSNPQIPDRSSAILGRGEDPTPFLKEGLLSLVQWGAQVLAVPCNTAHFFIDTFRKELPVPLIHIVEATVGLAAERSSEGAWLLATSGTKQSGMYERYAEKVGYPFFFPTDEDQEKVQESIVLVKANRLREGGILLQGVVERLWKERHVPIVAACTELPLAYDASDLPEEGMISSLGALTEACLRELYSENK from the coding sequence ATGAACTCTTCAGTGAAAGTGCCTTCCAAAATTCTTGGTGTCCTTGGTGGAATGGGGCCGGCTGCTACAGCGGAATTTTTGCGGCTTTTAGCCATAAAGGCTCCGGCGAGAAGTGATCAGGAACATCCGAAGCTCTATGTTCTGTCGAATCCGCAGATTCCAGACCGCAGTAGTGCTATTTTAGGCAGGGGAGAAGACCCTACGCCCTTTTTGAAAGAGGGGTTGCTCTCGTTGGTTCAATGGGGTGCACAAGTTCTGGCTGTCCCTTGCAACACCGCTCATTTTTTTATCGACACATTTCGAAAAGAATTGCCAGTGCCTTTGATTCATATTGTAGAGGCTACAGTGGGCCTAGCTGCTGAACGGAGCTCTGAAGGAGCATGGTTGCTGGCCACCAGCGGCACTAAACAGAGCGGTATGTACGAGCGTTATGCAGAAAAAGTAGGGTATCCTTTCTTTTTCCCTACTGACGAAGATCAGGAAAAGGTTCAGGAAAGCATTGTTTTAGTAAAAGCAAATCGCCTCCGTGAGGGAGGGATATTGCTGCAAGGGGTTGTAGAGAGGCTATGGAAGGAGAGACATGTTCCTATTGTAGCTGCATGTACGGAGTTGCCCCTGGCCTATGACGCTTCTGATCTACCTGAAGAGGGAATGATTTCAAGCCTCGGAGCTTTAACAGAGGCTTGTTTGCGAGAGCTTTATAGCGAGAATAAATAG
- a CDS encoding acetamidase/formamidase family protein, with product MEHHIKRDQVIYAMSNSHEAVKRVQPGDRIVFETEDCFSHKITLPEHRLSSDFDYSIVNPATGPIWVEGAEPGDVLVIRIEKIELDTQGVVELFPGWGPLGDKVTESHTEIVSIQKGKGHFCGLELPLRPMIGVIGVAPAEGEIACGIPGTHGGNLDTIQMTEGATLRLPIYVPGGKLALGDLHAIMGDGEVCGTGVEIRGEVTLTVELEKGRRLITPLLENKDAYFVLASAQALEEATRIALDEAVTLICEKRGMTWERAYMFASIACDLHISQVVNPLKTVKVRIPK from the coding sequence ATGGAACATCATATTAAAAGAGATCAGGTCATCTATGCTATGTCGAACTCTCATGAAGCCGTAAAGCGCGTTCAGCCTGGCGACCGAATTGTATTTGAAACAGAAGACTGTTTCAGCCATAAGATTACACTGCCGGAACACCGTCTTTCCTCTGACTTTGACTACTCCATTGTCAATCCAGCTACCGGCCCAATATGGGTAGAGGGGGCAGAACCTGGAGATGTGCTTGTAATCCGAATAGAAAAGATAGAACTGGACACGCAAGGAGTAGTGGAACTCTTCCCCGGATGGGGGCCTCTGGGAGATAAAGTTACAGAAAGCCATACAGAAATCGTCTCTATTCAAAAGGGGAAAGGGCACTTCTGCGGTCTGGAACTACCTCTTCGCCCCATGATAGGCGTTATTGGAGTAGCTCCCGCAGAAGGAGAAATAGCCTGTGGTATCCCTGGCACCCATGGCGGGAATCTAGACACTATTCAGATGACTGAGGGGGCTACTTTACGGCTTCCAATATATGTCCCCGGAGGAAAACTTGCTCTCGGCGACCTCCATGCCATTATGGGGGATGGAGAAGTCTGTGGAACGGGAGTAGAAATTAGAGGAGAAGTGACCCTCACTGTAGAACTGGAAAAAGGCAGGAGGCTCATCACCCCCCTATTAGAAAATAAAGATGCCTACTTTGTTCTGGCCAGCGCCCAAGCTTTGGAAGAGGCCACTCGCATAGCGCTAGACGAAGCTGTGACCCTCATTTGCGAAAAGAGAGGAATGACGTGGGAACGGGCGTATATGTTTGCAAGCATTGCCTGCGATCTGCACATCAGCCAAGTTGTAAATCCTCTCAAAACAGTTAAAGTCCGGATCCCTAAATAA
- a CDS encoding branched-chain amino acid ABC transporter permease: MNKKTTTILGSLILLGILLLLANTFLRGYYLRLVILLAVTCIVALGVNITNGYTNIFSLGFGGTMMVAGYATAILTLPPAYKKAVLHLPLWLEQIQVAFPLALLIAGILAVIASVILLLPAFRLEGQYFILASMGINIVMGNLAENLRGITHGDMGLRNIPAFTNIWWAYGILLVVIYATHRLVNSRFGRGLIAISKDQELASVMGVPVVRYKIMSFAIGSFITGIGAALWVHLVLTMNPKAFSLVYVFQLVAMLAIGGIGTISGPLIGTAILTIGTELLAPLQEGFTCMGLSIPPVFGLVNVLMAVLLVIIMIFKPRGLMNGREVWSILNPPKKGGQ; encoded by the coding sequence ATGAATAAGAAAACTACAACTATCCTCGGTTCGTTGATCCTTCTCGGCATCCTTCTCCTCCTCGCCAACACATTTCTGAGGGGATACTACCTTCGACTGGTTATTTTACTGGCCGTTACCTGTATCGTTGCTCTAGGGGTCAACATCACTAATGGCTATACAAACATATTCTCTCTCGGATTCGGCGGAACCATGATGGTAGCCGGCTATGCCACAGCTATCCTGACTCTGCCTCCAGCCTATAAAAAGGCAGTGCTTCACCTTCCTCTTTGGCTGGAACAAATTCAGGTAGCCTTTCCCCTGGCCCTTCTCATCGCAGGAATTTTGGCGGTTATAGCCAGCGTTATATTATTACTCCCCGCTTTCCGTCTCGAAGGACAGTATTTTATTCTCGCTTCTATGGGAATTAATATAGTTATGGGGAACTTGGCAGAAAATCTGCGCGGGATTACTCACGGAGACATGGGGCTTCGAAATATTCCTGCCTTCACCAACATATGGTGGGCCTATGGTATCCTTCTTGTGGTTATTTACGCCACCCATCGCCTCGTCAACTCTCGTTTCGGTCGTGGATTAATTGCCATATCAAAGGATCAGGAACTCGCGAGCGTCATGGGCGTTCCCGTAGTACGATATAAAATAATGTCTTTCGCCATTGGAAGTTTCATTACGGGCATTGGTGCCGCTTTATGGGTACATCTTGTCCTCACCATGAACCCCAAGGCTTTTAGTCTTGTCTATGTTTTCCAGTTAGTGGCCATGCTCGCTATAGGGGGCATTGGAACCATCTCAGGCCCTCTTATCGGGACAGCTATTCTTACTATTGGAACAGAGCTATTAGCTCCGCTCCAAGAAGGTTTTACATGTATGGGGCTCTCTATTCCGCCTGTTTTTGGCCTCGTAAACGTTTTAATGGCAGTGCTTTTAGTGATCATTATGATCTTCAAGCCTCGAGGCCTTATGAACGGTCGAGAAGTATGGAGCATACTCAATCCCCCTAAAAAAGGAGGGCAATAA
- a CDS encoding branched-chain amino acid ABC transporter permease, whose protein sequence is MGVLYFFQQLINGLSYGSILALLAIGYTMIYGILGLINFAHGEIFMIGAFCSYLLIMNAAASFWTGLIGAIGGAVLAGLLIEKLVYDPCLKKSPEVLTVFIASFGASLGLRNIFVMIFGDGRRAFPTPEFLEGIIVTKSGLFLNVKDLWILAITGILLISVTLFIKYTKVGTAMRAIAYDPNAAMLVGVNSATLVLLAFTIGSGLAGISAVSYGISFGIVNPSMGYIIGLNGFIAAVLGGIGNIPGAAIAGYIIGLGEVLFVAFLPPAWSAIRPLFVWALLFLILFIKPSGLFRPNIKIE, encoded by the coding sequence ATGGGTGTGCTCTACTTTTTTCAGCAGCTTATTAACGGCCTTTCCTATGGCAGTATTTTAGCCCTCCTAGCCATTGGCTACACTATGATATACGGAATTTTGGGGCTTATAAACTTTGCCCATGGAGAGATATTCATGATCGGAGCTTTCTGCTCCTATCTTTTGATTATGAATGCTGCCGCCTCCTTCTGGACAGGGCTCATAGGAGCCATAGGGGGAGCCGTACTAGCCGGACTCCTCATCGAAAAGCTGGTTTACGACCCCTGTTTGAAAAAAAGCCCTGAGGTCCTTACCGTCTTCATTGCCTCTTTCGGAGCATCTCTCGGACTTCGAAATATCTTCGTTATGATCTTCGGCGATGGACGGAGAGCCTTCCCTACTCCAGAATTTCTTGAGGGTATTATCGTCACGAAAAGCGGATTGTTCCTCAATGTAAAAGACCTCTGGATCCTCGCTATAACCGGCATACTCCTGATCTCTGTCACTCTCTTTATAAAATATACAAAGGTCGGGACAGCCATGAGAGCTATCGCCTATGACCCCAACGCAGCAATGCTTGTAGGCGTCAATAGCGCGACATTGGTGCTTTTGGCTTTCACTATCGGATCAGGGCTTGCGGGCATATCGGCAGTATCCTATGGGATCAGTTTTGGAATTGTGAATCCGAGCATGGGGTATATTATCGGCCTCAACGGTTTTATAGCCGCAGTTCTGGGGGGCATCGGCAACATACCTGGAGCCGCTATAGCAGGATACATTATAGGCCTCGGAGAGGTGCTTTTCGTTGCCTTTCTTCCTCCTGCATGGTCAGCGATACGTCCACTCTTTGTGTGGGCACTTCTCTTTTTGATTCTCTTCATCAAACCATCTGGTCTCTTTAGACCTAACATTAAGATAGAGTAG
- a CDS encoding ABC transporter ATP-binding protein has translation MLKLNHIIAGYGKAEVLHDINLEVKEGEVVALVGPNGAGKTTTIRCITGELSVTKGTILYKGKDITSLPPYKIVPLGIGCSPEGRNIFGNLSVYENLKMGGYLLKEKALYQEQLEWVYQLFPKLWDRRDQLAESLSGGEQQMLAIGRAVMTSPQLLLLDEPSLGLAPVVVDQIYEKIEEISQQGSSILLVEQNVRLALEISSRAYVMESGQIHLSGDSASLAKDSYVEETYLGVR, from the coding sequence ATGTTAAAGCTCAATCACATTATTGCAGGCTATGGAAAGGCCGAAGTCCTTCACGACATTAACCTGGAGGTAAAAGAAGGAGAGGTTGTAGCCCTTGTAGGACCCAACGGGGCAGGAAAAACTACGACCATTCGATGTATTACCGGTGAACTTTCCGTAACAAAAGGTACTATTCTCTACAAAGGCAAAGACATCACATCCTTACCTCCCTATAAGATAGTACCTCTCGGCATCGGATGTTCCCCTGAAGGCCGTAATATTTTCGGGAACCTCTCTGTCTATGAAAATCTAAAAATGGGAGGGTACCTTCTCAAAGAAAAGGCATTGTATCAAGAACAGCTGGAATGGGTCTACCAACTGTTTCCCAAACTCTGGGACCGGCGAGATCAGCTGGCAGAATCTCTCAGCGGAGGGGAACAACAAATGCTGGCTATAGGAAGAGCGGTTATGACCAGCCCCCAACTGCTTCTTCTCGACGAGCCATCCCTCGGCCTTGCACCAGTTGTAGTGGATCAGATCTACGAAAAAATAGAGGAAATCAGCCAGCAGGGATCATCAATCCTGCTTGTGGAGCAAAATGTACGACTCGCCCTCGAAATATCCTCCCGGGCCTATGTTATGGAAAGCGGGCAAATACACTTATCTGGCGATAGCGCCAGCCTTGCAAAAGATTCCTACGTAGAAGAAACCTATCTGGGGGTGAGATAA
- a CDS encoding ABC transporter ATP-binding protein, whose protein sequence is MLNIQNLTKSFGGLRAVDSLSFQLEQGELLGLIGPNGAGKTTVFNLLTGVLKVTSGTVELDGENITNNPPHRITAKGIVRTFQNLRLMKGLSLLENMKIAFHLSLRYSFKDAFFFTSKYKKEEKRIEEKIHHVLGLLNMDQYAATVIDDLPYGIQKKAELARALLFEPKVLLLDEPAAGLNPAEADEIIRIIRMIHSESPMGIIIVEHNMKVVMGISERIIVMNQGALIAQGTPSEVQNNEKVITAYLGQKAWKKQAVCAEKKGEAAC, encoded by the coding sequence ATGCTGAACATTCAAAATTTGACAAAAAGCTTTGGCGGACTTCGAGCTGTGGACAGTCTAAGCTTCCAACTTGAGCAGGGGGAGCTTTTAGGCCTCATCGGTCCCAACGGAGCCGGTAAAACCACAGTATTCAACCTTCTTACCGGAGTCCTGAAAGTTACATCGGGGACAGTAGAACTCGATGGAGAAAATATAACCAACAATCCACCTCACCGCATTACGGCCAAAGGCATCGTGCGCACTTTTCAAAACCTTCGGCTCATGAAGGGACTATCCCTTCTGGAGAATATGAAAATCGCCTTTCATCTCTCTTTGCGCTATAGCTTCAAAGACGCTTTTTTCTTCACTTCAAAATATAAAAAAGAGGAAAAGCGAATAGAAGAGAAAATACATCACGTCCTTGGGCTGTTGAATATGGACCAATATGCCGCCACTGTCATAGACGACCTGCCTTACGGTATTCAAAAGAAGGCAGAATTGGCCCGAGCTCTCCTCTTCGAACCCAAAGTGCTTCTTCTTGACGAGCCAGCTGCCGGTCTTAACCCTGCTGAGGCCGACGAAATAATTCGCATTATCCGCATGATTCATTCGGAATCCCCAATGGGCATTATTATTGTAGAACACAACATGAAAGTGGTTATGGGAATTAGTGAGCGGATCATTGTAATGAACCAAGGTGCTCTCATTGCTCAAGGAACCCCCTCTGAAGTTCAAAACAACGAGAAGGTTATCACTGCCTATCTCGGGCAAAAAGCTTGGAAAAAGCAGGCTGTCTGTGCCGAAAAGAAGGGGGAAGCAGCATGTTAA